In Zobellia roscoffensis, the following are encoded in one genomic region:
- a CDS encoding purine-cytosine permease family protein, which translates to MAENNQYTNTKVQSKDFTSGWLIALLIAGTGLTLPILYLGSEVALGIGLKGALWAFGISTAVLTIMCLATTRIGNRSRLSTYMILHFSFGRQGAKIMNTIFGITLLGWFSVALELLAIAVADTAFATFSVVLPQWIIILVMGMLITATTFRGIRSLERLANMAVPVLTLFLIYVIYVSFDQGMSFQEVLDFVPENPTMTLFEATSILVGSSILFPVLMADFSRFIYNDRQSMIAVLGITIGFPVALILSAIPSIQTGQVDIIKVMQEFDLVLPAFVLLLVSTWVGNACNLYSTALTFSTVKTGWSFQKTTLLSSVFGILFALLGFSNYLFDFLSFLGVLAPSISAIYIIHFYWVKRQHYVLSEIAEWEPKALISWVISSGVTVFTYLEIFQLTHAYFIDSFLLGGLIYTLLQWKELRKNKI; encoded by the coding sequence ATGGCCGAGAATAATCAATATACAAACACTAAAGTACAATCTAAAGATTTTACTTCTGGTTGGCTTATTGCATTGCTTATTGCCGGCACAGGGTTAACGCTCCCTATTCTTTATTTGGGGTCTGAAGTTGCGTTGGGTATTGGGCTTAAAGGTGCTTTATGGGCTTTTGGTATAAGTACAGCCGTATTAACGATAATGTGTCTGGCTACCACTAGAATTGGTAATCGTTCTCGTCTTTCTACCTATATGATACTTCATTTTAGCTTCGGTAGGCAAGGGGCCAAGATTATGAACACCATTTTTGGTATCACTCTTTTGGGCTGGTTTTCCGTAGCCTTGGAGTTATTGGCTATAGCGGTCGCAGACACTGCATTCGCTACGTTTTCTGTAGTATTGCCACAGTGGATTATAATCTTGGTAATGGGGATGTTAATCACCGCAACCACTTTTCGCGGTATACGAAGTTTGGAACGATTGGCAAATATGGCTGTACCTGTTCTTACATTGTTTTTAATTTATGTTATTTATGTTTCGTTCGATCAAGGCATGTCTTTTCAGGAGGTGTTAGATTTTGTACCGGAAAATCCTACCATGACTTTGTTCGAAGCTACGTCAATACTGGTTGGTTCCTCTATTCTTTTCCCTGTATTAATGGCAGATTTTTCTAGGTTTATATACAATGACAGGCAAAGTATGATTGCCGTGCTGGGCATTACTATTGGTTTTCCTGTGGCATTAATTTTAAGTGCCATTCCATCTATACAAACGGGACAAGTGGATATTATAAAGGTAATGCAGGAATTTGACCTTGTATTACCTGCATTTGTGTTATTGTTGGTTTCTACATGGGTGGGCAACGCATGTAATCTCTATTCTACGGCACTCACTTTCTCTACGGTAAAAACAGGTTGGTCTTTTCAGAAAACGACCTTGTTATCAAGTGTTTTTGGTATTCTTTTTGCGCTGCTCGGTTTTTCAAATTATCTGTTCGATTTTCTTAGTTTTCTGGGTGTTTTGGCGCCTTCTATTTCTGCTATTTATATCATCCATTTTTATTGGGTAAAAAGACAACATTATGTGTTGAGCGAAATTGCAGAATGGGAGCCAAAGGCATTGATCAGTTGGGTTATTAGCTCGGGAGTAACCGTATTTACCTATTTAGAAATTTTTCAACTGACCCATGCTTATTTTATTGATTCGTTTCTGCTGGGAGGATTGATTTATACCCTTTTGCAGTGGAAGGAATTAAGGAAGAATAAAATTTAA
- a CDS encoding exopolysaccharide biosynthesis polyprenyl glycosylphosphotransferase, with translation MKKSLLVIPISVLVHLCIINTALYLLTPVTYMTGSNVLYYNLVWLIITFSLNYYPTERRERFETNLGKYFKLLGLFGLSYFALYGFKDNGVYSFEYRASVYLVICFFCTVYRSLFYWLRRKYRLYGGNFRNVVVVGRDKNLKKIRKVFDQPELGYRYKGFFDDKPSVSPTYLGKMNDCFKYILENDVDYIYCIASKLSKKELEYLVTFADNNLKKLKIIPDNKEIFTRSMFIELYDTIPVLAMRKSPLEVEYAPIVKRTFDILFSSLVILTVLSWLTPLLFILMKFESKGPLFFKQKRHGVNRKAFWCYKFRSMAKNAAADTVMATKNDMRVTRIGRILRKTSIDELPQFINVFLGDMSVVGPRPHMESHTEMYETSIDKYLVRHFVKPGITGLAQIKGYRGEIIKKADIVNRIRFDIFYTESWSLGLDLSIIYLTVVNAVRGEEKAY, from the coding sequence ATGAAAAAGTCTTTGTTAGTTATTCCTATATCGGTCCTTGTTCATCTTTGTATAATTAATACAGCTCTTTACCTGTTAACACCAGTAACATATATGACAGGGAGTAACGTATTATATTATAATTTGGTATGGCTCATCATCACATTTAGTTTAAACTATTACCCTACGGAAAGAAGGGAACGTTTTGAAACCAATCTTGGAAAATACTTTAAGTTGTTGGGTCTTTTTGGGCTTTCTTATTTTGCTCTCTACGGTTTTAAAGATAATGGGGTTTATAGTTTTGAATATAGGGCATCGGTCTACCTTGTTATTTGTTTTTTCTGTACTGTTTATCGTTCATTATTTTACTGGCTAAGGAGAAAATACAGGCTTTATGGGGGAAATTTTAGAAATGTGGTAGTTGTAGGGAGAGATAAAAACCTTAAAAAAATTAGAAAAGTTTTTGATCAACCGGAACTCGGTTATCGCTATAAGGGTTTCTTTGACGATAAGCCTTCTGTAAGCCCAACCTATTTGGGTAAAATGAACGATTGTTTTAAATACATTCTTGAGAATGATGTTGATTATATCTACTGCATCGCTTCTAAATTATCAAAAAAAGAACTGGAGTATTTGGTGACTTTTGCCGATAATAACTTGAAGAAACTAAAAATAATTCCGGATAATAAAGAAATTTTTACCCGCTCCATGTTCATTGAACTGTATGATACGATTCCCGTTCTTGCCATGAGAAAATCGCCTCTTGAGGTAGAATATGCGCCTATAGTTAAACGTACTTTTGATATTCTGTTTTCATCCTTGGTCATTCTTACGGTGTTGTCATGGTTGACTCCATTGTTGTTCATTTTAATGAAATTTGAATCAAAAGGCCCCTTGTTTTTCAAGCAAAAAAGGCATGGCGTAAATAGAAAAGCTTTTTGGTGTTATAAGTTTAGATCTATGGCTAAGAATGCGGCCGCAGATACCGTTATGGCCACTAAGAACGATATGCGTGTTACCCGAATAGGTAGAATTTTACGAAAAACTAGTATTGATGAACTGCCACAATTTATAAATGTCTTTCTTGGTGATATGAGTGTTGTAGGACCTAGACCTCATATGGAGTCACATACAGAAATGTATGAAACCTCAATTGATAAATATTTGGTTCGGCATTTTGTGAAACCAGGCATAACCGGTTTGGCTCAAATAAAAGGGTATAGAGGAGAAATTATTAAAAAAGCAGATATCGTTAATCGCATTCGGTTTGATATATTTTATACGGAAAGTTGGTCTCTAGGTCTAGATTTAAGCATTATATATCTAACTGTGGTGAATGCTGTTCGTGGAGAGGAAAAGGCCTATTAG
- a CDS encoding TonB-dependent receptor: MYMLLYAISMLLFGSISPISQDCDNTLSGTVIDLHDSSVLSGALLIVAGTEQAVQTDVDGNYTITGLCDGTYSIQVSHPYCLTQGYTVKVSGNTSKIFRLEHHLEELNEVTIKGETYQREAKTIFKNKISTEKLEDFSNGSLGDALNSLSGVSSLNTGNAVVKPMIHGLHSSRVVIVNNGVRMEDQEWGAEHAPNIDVNSIGNLTLIKGAGALQYGGDAVGGVIVADALKVPVKDSLYGKTLWNLASNGRGSSVTSQLTKSFQNGWYATAQGTVKRYGDFETPDYVLSNTGIFERSASLHFGLNRFKYGLEGYYSFFKNEIGILRASHLGGASDQLAAINSDRPLVIEDFTYNIAEPRQDVTHHLARLKMFSRFDGLGKLSLQYDFQRNNRLEYDIRVGDDADKASIDLELDTHTVLLDLDSDLTDEINLKTGLMARYQTNFADPTTGIRRLIPDYDKYDLGGYAVADYDMSERLLLEVGARFDYTYMDAFKFYRTSTWESRNYDELYSDIIVEETGNQILTNPQLSFYNASATAGATYSFDDEYKLFFNYSLASRAPNPSELFSEGLHHSASRIEMGDLGFKSEVAHKVAMTFERKNQIFSFSISPFINSINDFIVIEPTSIEQTIRGNFQVWEYRQTDALLLGFDLDASYAFTENLRLDHQFSFVKGYDRSREEPLISMPPVNTKNSVVYQNPKVNNLQLALQSEFVFRQNEFPNNNFEVYIPQTETNEIVDVSTSPDAYHLLNFNSSLDFNISPKSQLTVGFKVTNLLDNSYRNYLNRLRFYADELGRNYLLNLKFNY; this comes from the coding sequence ATGTATATGCTTTTATATGCTATATCTATGCTGCTATTTGGCAGTATATCTCCTATTTCCCAAGATTGTGACAACACCCTTTCCGGAACAGTAATCGATTTGCACGATAGTTCTGTATTATCTGGTGCTTTGTTAATTGTAGCCGGAACCGAACAGGCCGTACAGACAGATGTTGATGGTAACTATACTATTACTGGGCTTTGTGATGGCACCTATTCCATACAGGTTTCGCATCCTTACTGTCTAACTCAAGGGTATACCGTAAAGGTGTCCGGTAACACCAGTAAGATTTTTCGGTTGGAACATCATTTAGAAGAACTTAATGAGGTAACTATTAAAGGAGAAACTTATCAGCGTGAAGCTAAGACCATTTTTAAGAATAAAATATCAACAGAAAAATTAGAAGATTTCAGTAACGGTTCTTTGGGTGATGCCCTAAATAGTCTTAGCGGGGTTTCTTCCTTGAATACGGGAAATGCTGTGGTTAAACCTATGATTCACGGTTTACATAGTAGTCGTGTAGTTATTGTTAATAATGGGGTTAGAATGGAAGATCAAGAATGGGGAGCGGAACACGCACCAAATATTGATGTAAATTCTATTGGGAACTTAACTTTGATAAAAGGTGCGGGAGCACTACAGTATGGTGGTGATGCGGTTGGTGGAGTTATTGTTGCCGATGCCTTAAAAGTACCCGTAAAGGACAGCTTGTATGGTAAAACATTATGGAATTTAGCTTCTAATGGAAGAGGTTCTTCTGTGACATCACAATTAACCAAAAGCTTTCAAAATGGATGGTATGCCACCGCTCAAGGAACGGTAAAACGTTACGGAGATTTTGAGACTCCGGATTATGTGTTGAGCAATACCGGTATTTTTGAACGTAGTGCGTCTTTGCATTTTGGTTTAAACCGTTTTAAATATGGATTAGAAGGGTATTATTCCTTCTTTAAAAACGAAATAGGAATACTCCGTGCCTCTCATTTAGGAGGTGCTTCAGACCAATTAGCGGCAATCAATAGCGATAGGCCTTTAGTAATCGAAGATTTTACTTATAACATTGCAGAACCCAGACAAGATGTTACGCATCATTTGGCTCGTCTTAAAATGTTCTCACGTTTTGACGGTCTTGGAAAACTAAGCCTACAGTATGATTTTCAACGAAATAATAGGTTGGAATACGATATACGTGTAGGGGATGATGCAGATAAGGCTTCTATAGATTTGGAACTGGATACACATACCGTTTTACTTGATTTAGATAGTGACCTTACGGATGAAATCAATTTAAAGACGGGTTTAATGGCAAGGTATCAAACCAATTTTGCTGATCCAACTACTGGTATACGAAGGTTGATACCAGACTATGACAAATATGATTTGGGCGGATATGCCGTTGCGGATTATGACATGAGCGAAAGGTTATTGTTGGAAGTCGGAGCGCGTTTTGATTACACATATATGGACGCATTTAAATTTTATAGGACTTCAACTTGGGAAAGTCGTAATTATGATGAACTCTACTCAGATATCATTGTAGAGGAAACGGGCAATCAGATTTTGACCAACCCACAATTAAGTTTTTACAATGCATCTGCAACCGCGGGGGCAACGTATTCATTTGATGATGAATACAAGCTTTTCTTTAATTATTCATTGGCTTCACGGGCACCCAACCCTTCGGAATTGTTTAGTGAGGGCCTGCACCACTCGGCTTCGCGAATTGAGATGGGAGATCTGGGTTTTAAATCAGAGGTGGCTCATAAGGTGGCCATGACATTTGAGCGTAAGAATCAAATTTTCAGTTTTTCTATCAGTCCATTCATTAATAGCATCAATGATTTTATTGTTATTGAGCCTACATCTATAGAACAGACTATACGAGGTAACTTTCAAGTTTGGGAATACCGCCAGACCGATGCACTTTTATTAGGGTTTGATCTAGATGCCTCCTACGCGTTTACTGAAAACTTGCGTTTGGATCATCAGTTTTCTTTTGTTAAAGGCTATGATCGGAGTAGGGAAGAACCTTTAATAAGTATGCCGCCCGTCAACACAAAAAATAGTGTGGTATATCAAAACCCTAAAGTAAATAACCTTCAATTGGCATTGCAGAGTGAATTTGTATTTCGCCAGAATGAATTTCCAAACAACAATTTTGAAGTATACATACCGCAAACGGAAACAAATGAAATTGTTGATGTCAGTACCTCGCCAGATGCGTATCACCTTTTAAATTTTAATTCCAGTTTGGATTTCAATATTTCCCCAAAATCGCAATTAACAGTAGGGTTTAAAGTCACCAACCTACTGGATAATTCATATCGAAATTACCTGAATCGTTTGCGCTTCTATGCAGATGAGTTAGGTAGAAATTATTTATTAAACCTTAAATTCAATTACTAA
- a CDS encoding type 1 periplasmic binding fold superfamily protein, with amino-acid sequence MKKIKLLSAMLLAGSLFISCSDDDDSTPAIVNEEELITTVKVTLSPEGDGADITLQLQDLDGDGSDKPVYTVSGSLAANTVYDGSIVLLNETESPAENITLEVEEEGDEHQFFYTVGTGLDLTTEYADLDEDGNPLGIEFTVTTGEASTGTLTFTLRHEPKKPNDDTLNDAGGETDVEASFDIEIE; translated from the coding sequence ATGAAAAAGATTAAATTATTAAGCGCAATGTTGTTAGCAGGATCCTTATTTATTTCTTGTTCAGATGATGATGACAGTACGCCAGCAATAGTAAATGAAGAAGAGCTTATTACTACGGTTAAGGTAACACTTTCTCCAGAAGGTGATGGGGCCGATATCACACTGCAATTACAGGATTTAGACGGTGATGGTTCAGATAAACCGGTGTATACGGTATCAGGAAGCCTAGCGGCCAACACGGTGTACGATGGTAGTATAGTTCTTTTGAACGAAACGGAAAGTCCAGCAGAGAATATTACGCTAGAGGTTGAAGAAGAAGGTGATGAGCACCAGTTTTTCTATACTGTAGGAACAGGTCTTGATCTTACCACGGAGTATGCTGATTTAGATGAGGACGGTAATCCACTAGGAATTGAATTTACCGTTACTACAGGAGAAGCTAGTACAGGTACGCTTACATTTACTTTACGTCACGAACCTAAAAAACCAAATGACGATACTTTGAACGATGCCGGTGGAGAAACTGACGTTGAAGCCAGTTTTGATATTGAAATAGAATAG
- a CDS encoding sensor histidine kinase, protein MLKPEIPLNESDRLKALESFEILNTLEEEEYDAITRIAADICNTPMALVSLVDADRQWFKSHYGIDATETPRDLAFCAHAINTPEELFIVEDSSKDERFADNPLVTGGPQVQFYAGAPLNTKDGFSIGTLCVIDTLPRTNFTTKQQACLRSLANQVMTQLELRRQNNLQQIINNELNVKNNQLKHFTYRLAHDMKTPLQGISSLVSFIKMDYLHLLKETEVPEWLDTIEDRVSYMEALINGITNYTNIMNSEVEFSEFNIEGEIHNIVKKLNVSSVIELKLTNCDNVVNHSVKSFDQIISELITNSIKFSRQPITSIDVSFSETDGFYSFEYQDNGPGILEQFWEKVFIMFETLRKLNPTDTGIGLATIKAIIEKLGGTIELKNRPDHCSGTHFKFTLAK, encoded by the coding sequence ATGTTAAAACCTGAAATACCATTAAACGAATCCGATAGGCTTAAAGCACTTGAAAGCTTTGAAATCCTAAATACTTTGGAAGAAGAAGAGTATGATGCCATTACCCGTATTGCCGCAGACATATGTAATACGCCAATGGCACTTGTATCTCTAGTAGATGCGGATAGACAATGGTTTAAATCACATTATGGTATTGATGCTACCGAGACTCCTCGCGATTTGGCATTTTGTGCTCATGCTATAAATACTCCAGAAGAATTATTTATTGTTGAGGACTCCAGTAAGGATGAGCGTTTTGCAGATAATCCATTGGTTACAGGAGGACCACAGGTGCAATTTTATGCAGGTGCACCGTTGAACACAAAAGACGGGTTTTCCATAGGTACTTTATGTGTTATAGACACTTTGCCACGAACCAACTTTACCACTAAACAGCAGGCTTGTTTAAGGTCATTGGCCAATCAGGTTATGACTCAGTTAGAGCTTAGGCGTCAGAATAATCTACAGCAAATTATAAACAACGAACTCAACGTAAAAAATAATCAACTCAAGCATTTTACGTATCGCTTGGCGCATGATATGAAAACCCCGTTACAAGGTATTAGCTCTTTGGTGAGTTTTATTAAGATGGATTATCTGCATCTGTTAAAGGAGACTGAAGTTCCGGAATGGTTAGATACCATTGAAGATAGGGTTAGCTATATGGAAGCGTTAATTAATGGTATTACTAACTATACCAATATAATGAACAGTGAGGTTGAATTCTCTGAGTTTAATATTGAAGGGGAAATCCATAATATTGTGAAAAAGTTAAATGTTTCATCTGTTATAGAATTGAAACTAACCAATTGCGATAACGTAGTAAACCATTCCGTAAAAAGCTTTGATCAAATAATTTCTGAGTTGATTACCAATTCAATAAAATTTTCAAGACAACCAATTACTTCTATTGATGTTTCATTCTCCGAAACAGACGGTTTTTATTCATTTGAGTACCAAGATAATGGTCCGGGAATTCTTGAGCAGTTCTGGGAAAAGGTATTTATAATGTTCGAAACTTTGCGCAAGCTAAACCCTACAGATACCGGAATAGGTCTTGCCACTATAAAAGCTATTATAGAAAAACTTGGAGGAACAATAGAATTAAAAAATAGACCAGATCATTGTTCCGGAACGCATTTTAAATTTACGTTGGCCAAGTAA
- a CDS encoding SusC/RagA family TonB-linked outer membrane protein — MKGHKPRFMKMSAFLLYLVLGIGWAYAQETISGVVTDQEKTPLPGVSIVVEGTSKGAVTDFDGKYSITAKTGETLVFSYLGFKSEKRSVSANNKTISLSMEEDSQLLEEVVVVGYGTQKKKEVTGAVANVASEELVKVPVSDIGAAIQGKVSGVNIQAVSGRPGEAANVQIRGLVSLNGGEPLYVVDNIPQEENPNIAPEQIESIDILKDGASASIYGVRAAGGVILITTKRGKKGKMKIDLNTFTGIQNITSGTPLSNTADFLYNRETTAEVGGDEPQTFLIDPNALDWDTNFVDEVQNDNAIVQNVSFNLSGGSENLTYNFNTTYYKQEGVLISSDFDRLTNRITGQFNKGKFKAFASASFTTENRKQEPWNLFGYAIQNVPHSAPFDQINRNDDDEVLISAANEIFYGFLSRQLDNIDERENKSNSIALNLEYEILNGLTYKLNMGRSEGRYFRKFFQPQYIALDRNGNLSPAASRLNAELDYNYWFTIRETIEHILNYNTSFGKHNIDLTAVASYEKYRKRTLNVGTVFAEDASNDVQVLNAGADPKSPNEFKEGYTLAGKLGRLQYNYDGKYLITASFRNDGSSKFSEERRYGNFYGFSAGWNVTDEKWFNVDAINNLKIRGSWAQTGFNGIPDYAFTPVIEAGVNYPFGVEENLVNGQVQRRYANPNVAWETTISRNIGFEMGLFNNKLNITADVYQNDKQDMLINEQTSPSAGLWQPRAQSTYGSVALNAGNMVNKGVELAANYKGKIGEKLNFGVSGTWTLNDNKITNLNGKRLGQSGGTINRDNTTFLALNDPAGSFYLLQNEGVIKTEEQLTEYQQLDLSAISSPQLGDLRFKDANGDGAINDSDRVFSGSGIPQWEAGLNLNLDYNNWDLSIQSYFAYGAEVYNGNKNLAYVGGRHQDQVFQWTPQNPTSDIPTFRQNEGHSNVRGFSDWFLEDGTYLRIRNISIGYTIPNTKDYGIDRVRLYLNSVNPLTFTNYTGYDPEVGGDSLFNRGVDNGNYPIARQFMMGVQLSF; from the coding sequence ATGAAAGGACACAAACCAAGATTTATGAAAATGAGCGCCTTCCTGCTCTACCTCGTGTTAGGAATAGGATGGGCGTACGCACAAGAAACCATTTCAGGTGTGGTAACAGACCAAGAAAAGACACCATTGCCAGGAGTCTCCATTGTTGTAGAAGGCACCAGCAAGGGTGCAGTAACCGATTTTGATGGTAAATACTCAATTACAGCCAAAACCGGTGAAACATTAGTATTCTCCTACCTAGGTTTTAAAAGTGAGAAACGTTCGGTTTCCGCCAACAACAAAACTATAAGCCTATCTATGGAAGAAGATTCTCAACTTCTAGAGGAGGTTGTTGTTGTGGGGTATGGAACACAAAAGAAAAAAGAAGTTACAGGGGCAGTTGCCAATGTGGCATCTGAAGAATTAGTAAAAGTTCCTGTATCGGATATAGGGGCGGCCATTCAAGGAAAGGTATCTGGGGTAAATATTCAAGCCGTTAGTGGGCGACCAGGAGAGGCCGCCAATGTACAAATACGTGGTTTGGTATCATTAAACGGGGGTGAACCACTCTATGTGGTAGATAATATTCCTCAAGAAGAAAACCCAAATATAGCACCAGAACAAATTGAATCTATTGACATTTTAAAAGATGGAGCTTCGGCTTCAATATATGGTGTTCGTGCTGCAGGTGGTGTAATTTTAATTACTACCAAAAGAGGTAAAAAAGGAAAAATGAAAATAGACCTGAATACCTTTACCGGTATCCAGAATATTACTTCTGGAACCCCTTTGTCAAATACTGCAGATTTTCTATACAATAGAGAAACAACGGCCGAGGTTGGAGGAGATGAACCACAGACATTTTTAATAGATCCAAACGCACTGGATTGGGATACGAATTTTGTTGATGAAGTTCAAAACGATAACGCCATAGTTCAGAATGTTTCTTTTAACTTATCCGGTGGATCAGAAAATTTAACTTACAATTTCAATACTACCTACTACAAACAAGAAGGGGTACTTATAAGTTCTGATTTTGATAGGTTAACAAATAGAATTACAGGGCAATTTAATAAAGGTAAATTCAAAGCTTTTGCTTCTGCTAGTTTTACAACAGAAAATCGCAAACAAGAACCATGGAATTTATTTGGGTATGCCATACAAAATGTGCCACATAGTGCACCATTTGACCAAATCAATAGAAATGATGATGACGAAGTTTTAATATCTGCTGCAAATGAAATTTTCTATGGTTTTCTTTCTCGTCAATTGGATAATATTGATGAAAGAGAAAACAAGAGTAATAGTATAGCTCTTAATTTGGAATATGAAATCTTGAATGGTCTGACCTATAAGTTAAACATGGGTCGTAGTGAAGGCCGGTATTTTAGAAAGTTTTTTCAACCGCAATATATTGCATTGGATAGAAATGGAAATTTAAGCCCTGCTGCCTCTAGGCTGAACGCAGAATTAGATTATAACTACTGGTTTACTATAAGAGAAACCATTGAGCATATTTTAAATTATAACACATCATTTGGGAAACATAATATAGATCTTACAGCTGTTGCTTCCTATGAAAAATACCGAAAAAGAACTCTAAACGTAGGAACGGTATTTGCCGAAGATGCATCAAATGATGTACAAGTATTAAATGCAGGCGCAGATCCTAAATCGCCAAATGAATTTAAAGAAGGCTATACCCTTGCTGGTAAATTAGGGAGATTACAATATAATTATGATGGCAAGTATTTAATTACAGCTAGTTTTAGAAATGACGGCTCTTCTAAGTTTTCTGAGGAGAGGAGATATGGTAATTTTTACGGTTTTTCTGCAGGGTGGAACGTAACCGATGAAAAATGGTTTAACGTTGATGCTATTAACAACTTAAAAATAAGAGGTAGCTGGGCTCAAACAGGCTTTAACGGCATACCAGATTATGCCTTTACTCCTGTAATTGAAGCAGGGGTCAATTACCCTTTTGGAGTAGAAGAAAATTTGGTTAATGGCCAAGTACAACGAAGGTATGCCAACCCTAATGTGGCATGGGAAACTACCATTTCTAGAAATATTGGTTTTGAGATGGGTCTTTTTAACAACAAGTTAAATATAACTGCCGATGTGTACCAGAACGATAAACAAGACATGTTAATTAACGAACAGACCTCACCATCAGCAGGTTTGTGGCAACCACGTGCTCAAAGCACCTACGGTAGCGTAGCGCTTAATGCTGGTAACATGGTGAACAAAGGGGTAGAACTTGCCGCAAATTACAAAGGGAAAATAGGTGAAAAATTAAACTTTGGTGTTTCTGGAACATGGACCCTAAATGATAATAAAATCACCAATTTAAATGGTAAGAGATTAGGGCAGTCCGGAGGAACTATTAATCGTGATAATACAACGTTCTTAGCTTTAAATGATCCTGCTGGTTCTTTTTATTTATTGCAAAACGAAGGTGTAATTAAAACGGAAGAACAATTAACAGAATACCAACAATTAGATTTAAGTGCTATTAGCTCGCCCCAACTAGGAGATTTACGTTTTAAAGATGCTAACGGGGATGGCGCCATTAATGATTCTGACCGTGTATTCTCCGGCTCTGGTATTCCGCAGTGGGAAGCAGGATTAAATCTTAATTTGGATTATAACAACTGGGATCTTTCAATACAAAGTTACTTTGCTTATGGAGCCGAAGTATATAACGGTAATAAAAACTTGGCCTATGTAGGAGGACGCCACCAGGATCAAGTTTTCCAATGGACGCCTCAAAATCCCACATCGGATATTCCAACTTTTAGACAAAATGAAGGACATTCCAATGTTAGAGGATTTTCAGATTGGTTCTTAGAAGACGGTACCTACCTGCGAATACGAAATATATCTATAGGATATACTATACCCAACACAAAAGATTACGGAATAGACAGAGTAAGGTTATACTTAAATTCTGTTAACCCTTTAACCTTTACCAATTATACAGGATATGACCCAGAAGTAGGTGGTGACAGCTTGTTTAATAGAGGAGTAGATAATGGCAACTATCCTATTGCACGCCAATTTATGATGGGAGTTCAATTAAGTTTCTAA